One genomic window of Corticium candelabrum chromosome 9, ooCorCand1.1, whole genome shotgun sequence includes the following:
- the LOC134184543 gene encoding protein FAM227A-like isoform X1, translating to MESSLTDVWRDASPSWVYDETFEASLRENCDREDIARQGALRKPCEIGSIESLNEQIGAADKVLRSNCKPLVFEKSLNKNNERLVQCDQMAGRAATKKKLSVSESGKTCSETVCDTKHQQSLHLQDKVPSVEPALVELAEFPGYNEHCPTPLPESLDSTNILQTVIRAQADLQRKPTFKQEWMRLFLSDQSESIFLDCFWVYFLQKFQPDQYVHDKLFHRTAFNYIELLQLNIDPQYREPFFKRYPDCISQAVYHSFFIAYPTSYQQFGEDFKTGVCNFVHLWLTGIQPVPRFWLTWNFGVLEPVNMYKIVADQEKSKENELVKARNIDVHQMLGLPHDISSQTNLAVNQSGSAVQYQPSDSKSISSSKDSTAVTTKGEPATQRLKENAPGTTQPISWTGSGHKKQLGQRHSCPIGQGPEFDRSLFNVNGHSPLVAYYLSVMRASRDTEVLQLMQRTEITKLPPLDSKTYSSLVRESMKFTRETGSKCQSLWEDKRQETGRLHFLRAADRRADIKKAEKLLAQTKEVKWLSNLLSTELLQQNVSEENRKMETAAAEIAKGLLLCDGKVELMKCMCTTRMQTSCYSLRVAGPVYASEMKFCNNVYR from the exons ATGGAATCGTCGCTGACAGACGTGTGGCGAGATGCAAGTCCTAGCTGGGTTTACGACGAGACCTTCGAAGCTTCTTTAAGAGAAAACTGTGATCGAGAAGATATAGCTCGTCAAGGCGCTCTCAGAAAAC CATGTGAGATAGGCTCTATTGAGAGTTTAAATGAGCAAATCGGTGCTGCTGATAAGGTCTTACGAAGCAACTGCAAACCACTGGTGTTTGAAAAATCGTTAAATAAGAATAATGAGAGACTCGTGCAGTGTGATCAGATGGCTGGAAGAGCAGCTACTAAGAAAAAACTGAGTGTTTCCGAATCAGGAAAAACATGTTCGGAGACAGTTTGTGATACAAAACATCAACAG TCACTGCATCTACAAGACAAAGTTCCATCTGTAGAACCTGCTCTTGTGGAG CTTGCAGAATTTCCAGGCTACAACGAACATTGCCCTACTCCACTTCCCGAATCACTAGATAGCACAAATATATTACAGACTGTGATCAGGGCTCAAGCAGATCTACAAAGGAAG CCTACTTTTAAACAAGAGTGGATGAGGCTTTTTCTCTCTGACCAATCAGAGTCCATATTTTTAGATTGTTTTTGGGTCTACTTTCTTCAGAAATTTCAA CCTGATCAGTATGTACATGACAAGCTGTTCCATCGCACAGCCTTTAACTATATTGAGTTGTTGCAGCTGAACATTGATCCACAATACAGAGAGCCATTCTTTAAG CGTTATCCAGATTGTATATCGCAAGCTGTGTATCACTCATTTTTTATTGCCTATCCAACTTCTTACCAGCAGTTTGGAGAAGACTTCAAAACAGGCGTATGCAATTTTGTACATCTCTGGCTGACAG GTATTCAGCCTGTTCCTCGTTTTTGGCTTACGTGGAATTTCGGAGTCTTGGAACCAGTAAATATGTACAAGATTGTGGCGGATCAGGAAAAAAGCAAAGAGAACGAGCTTGTGAAAGCAAGAA ATATTGACGTCCACCAGATGCTGGGATTGCCACACGATATCTCATCACAAACAAACCTGGCCGTCAACCAATCAGGTTCTGCTGTTCAATATCAACCGAGTGACTCTAAATCAATCTCATCATCCAAAGACTCAACAGCAGTAACAACAAAGGGTGAACCAGCAACTCAGAGACTGAAAGAAAATGCACCCGGAACTACTCAACCAATTTCATGGACAGGCAGCGGTCACAAGAAACAACTGGGACAGAGACAT tcttGCCCTATAGGTCAAGGACCAGAGTTTGACCGATCGTTGTTCAACGTTAATGGACACAGTCCCCTGGTTGCATATTATTTGAGTGTTATGAGAGCTTCTCGCGACACAGAAGTGTTACAGCTCATGCAGAGAACGGAGATTACAAAATTACCAC CGCTTGATTCAAAAACATACTCCAGCCTTGTAAGAGAATCAATGAAATTTACGAGGGAAACTGGCAGTAAATGCCAAAG TCTTTGGGAAGATaaaagacaagaaactggCCGCCTTCATTTTCTCAGGGCAGCAGACCGGAGGGCTGATATCAA AAAAGCAGAGAAACTTCTTGCACAAACTAAAGAAGTTAAATGGCTCAGCAATCTTTTGTCCACTGAGTTGTTG CAACAGAATGTATCAGAAGAAAATCGAAAAATGGAGACTGCAGCAGCAGAGATAGCAAAG GGTCTGCTCTTGTGTGATGGTAAGGTTGAATTGATGAAATGCATGTGTACTACAAGGATGCAAACATCCTGTTATTCTCTCCGTGTAGCTGGACCTGTTTATGCTAGTGAAATGAAATTTTGCAACAATGTCTATAGATAA
- the LOC134184543 gene encoding protein FAM227B-like isoform X2, with translation MAGRAATKKKLSVSESGKTCSETVCDTKHQQSLHLQDKVPSVEPALVELAEFPGYNEHCPTPLPESLDSTNILQTVIRAQADLQRKPTFKQEWMRLFLSDQSESIFLDCFWVYFLQKFQPDQYVHDKLFHRTAFNYIELLQLNIDPQYREPFFKRYPDCISQAVYHSFFIAYPTSYQQFGEDFKTGVCNFVHLWLTGIQPVPRFWLTWNFGVLEPVNMYKIVADQEKSKENELVKARNIDVHQMLGLPHDISSQTNLAVNQSGSAVQYQPSDSKSISSSKDSTAVTTKGEPATQRLKENAPGTTQPISWTGSGHKKQLGQRHSCPIGQGPEFDRSLFNVNGHSPLVAYYLSVMRASRDTEVLQLMQRTEITKLPPLDSKTYSSLVRESMKFTRETGSKCQSLWEDKRQETGRLHFLRAADRRADIKKAEKLLAQTKEVKWLSNLLSTELLQQNVSEENRKMETAAAEIAKGLLLCDGKVELMKCMCTTRMQTSCYSLRVAGPVYASEMKFCNNVYR, from the exons ATGGCTGGAAGAGCAGCTACTAAGAAAAAACTGAGTGTTTCCGAATCAGGAAAAACATGTTCGGAGACAGTTTGTGATACAAAACATCAACAG TCACTGCATCTACAAGACAAAGTTCCATCTGTAGAACCTGCTCTTGTGGAG CTTGCAGAATTTCCAGGCTACAACGAACATTGCCCTACTCCACTTCCCGAATCACTAGATAGCACAAATATATTACAGACTGTGATCAGGGCTCAAGCAGATCTACAAAGGAAG CCTACTTTTAAACAAGAGTGGATGAGGCTTTTTCTCTCTGACCAATCAGAGTCCATATTTTTAGATTGTTTTTGGGTCTACTTTCTTCAGAAATTTCAA CCTGATCAGTATGTACATGACAAGCTGTTCCATCGCACAGCCTTTAACTATATTGAGTTGTTGCAGCTGAACATTGATCCACAATACAGAGAGCCATTCTTTAAG CGTTATCCAGATTGTATATCGCAAGCTGTGTATCACTCATTTTTTATTGCCTATCCAACTTCTTACCAGCAGTTTGGAGAAGACTTCAAAACAGGCGTATGCAATTTTGTACATCTCTGGCTGACAG GTATTCAGCCTGTTCCTCGTTTTTGGCTTACGTGGAATTTCGGAGTCTTGGAACCAGTAAATATGTACAAGATTGTGGCGGATCAGGAAAAAAGCAAAGAGAACGAGCTTGTGAAAGCAAGAA ATATTGACGTCCACCAGATGCTGGGATTGCCACACGATATCTCATCACAAACAAACCTGGCCGTCAACCAATCAGGTTCTGCTGTTCAATATCAACCGAGTGACTCTAAATCAATCTCATCATCCAAAGACTCAACAGCAGTAACAACAAAGGGTGAACCAGCAACTCAGAGACTGAAAGAAAATGCACCCGGAACTACTCAACCAATTTCATGGACAGGCAGCGGTCACAAGAAACAACTGGGACAGAGACAT tcttGCCCTATAGGTCAAGGACCAGAGTTTGACCGATCGTTGTTCAACGTTAATGGACACAGTCCCCTGGTTGCATATTATTTGAGTGTTATGAGAGCTTCTCGCGACACAGAAGTGTTACAGCTCATGCAGAGAACGGAGATTACAAAATTACCAC CGCTTGATTCAAAAACATACTCCAGCCTTGTAAGAGAATCAATGAAATTTACGAGGGAAACTGGCAGTAAATGCCAAAG TCTTTGGGAAGATaaaagacaagaaactggCCGCCTTCATTTTCTCAGGGCAGCAGACCGGAGGGCTGATATCAA AAAAGCAGAGAAACTTCTTGCACAAACTAAAGAAGTTAAATGGCTCAGCAATCTTTTGTCCACTGAGTTGTTG CAACAGAATGTATCAGAAGAAAATCGAAAAATGGAGACTGCAGCAGCAGAGATAGCAAAG GGTCTGCTCTTGTGTGATGGTAAGGTTGAATTGATGAAATGCATGTGTACTACAAGGATGCAAACATCCTGTTATTCTCTCCGTGTAGCTGGACCTGTTTATGCTAGTGAAATGAAATTTTGCAACAATGTCTATAGATAA